In Micromonospora sp. LH3U1, one genomic interval encodes:
- a CDS encoding helix-turn-helix domain-containing protein, translated as MSERRSPTIRRRRLGAELRRQRESAGITIEVVAEQLECSASKVSRIETGHTTATPRDVRDMLRIYGVVGAESDELVQIAREARQKGWWHPYSTVLVGAYVGLEAAASSIRAYEQQVVPGLLETEEYAGAMIRAARPDFTADQVHQRVRVRLGRQSLLTQDDPVDLWVVLDEAVVSRPVGGDEVMRGQLKRLVEVAELPNVTLQILPFEVGAHAGMDGTFTILSFPEPGDPDVVYAENATGGLFLEKSDELQKYSFIFDHIRAAAIRPEESVAHIAKLAEEPLWKWRPRGSPWT; from the coding sequence ATGAGTGAGCGGCGCAGTCCCACCATCAGACGGCGGCGGCTCGGTGCCGAGCTGCGCCGCCAGCGGGAGTCCGCCGGAATCACGATCGAGGTGGTCGCCGAGCAGTTGGAGTGCTCGGCGTCGAAGGTCTCCCGCATCGAAACCGGGCACACCACGGCCACCCCTCGCGACGTGCGGGACATGCTGCGGATCTACGGCGTGGTCGGTGCCGAGAGCGACGAGCTCGTGCAGATCGCGCGGGAGGCCCGACAGAAGGGCTGGTGGCACCCGTACAGCACGGTGCTCGTCGGCGCATACGTCGGGCTGGAGGCGGCCGCGAGTTCGATCCGGGCGTACGAACAGCAGGTCGTGCCGGGCCTTCTGGAGACCGAGGAGTACGCCGGGGCGATGATCCGTGCCGCCCGGCCGGACTTCACCGCGGATCAGGTTCACCAAAGGGTGCGTGTCCGTCTGGGCCGTCAGTCGTTATTGACCCAGGACGATCCGGTCGATCTGTGGGTGGTGCTCGATGAGGCGGTGGTAAGTCGGCCGGTGGGCGGGGACGAGGTGATGCGCGGCCAACTCAAGCGGTTGGTCGAGGTGGCCGAGTTGCCGAACGTGACGCTGCAGATCCTGCCCTTCGAGGTGGGTGCGCACGCCGGCATGGACGGCACTTTCACGATCCTCAGCTTCCCTGAGCCCGGTGATCCGGATGTTGTGTACGCGGAGAACGCCACGGGTGGGCTCTTCCTCGAGAAGAGCGACGAACTACAGAAGTACAGCTTCATCTTCGATCACATCCGCGCTGCGGCCATACGTCCGGAGGAGTCCGTCGCACACATCGCAAAACTGGCAGAGGAGCCGTTGTGGAAATGGCGACCAAGGGGTTCCCCGTGGACCTGA
- a CDS encoding DUF397 domain-containing protein has translation MATKGFPVDLTQAAWFKSSKSGPNCDNCVEVAYVTGAVGVRDSKDKAGPALVFAQHDWHAFVAGTRGGAFVSA, from the coding sequence ATGGCGACCAAGGGGTTCCCCGTGGACCTGACGCAGGCAGCATGGTTCAAGAGCTCGAAGAGCGGGCCGAACTGTGACAACTGCGTGGAGGTGGCGTACGTGACGGGGGCGGTCGGAGTGCGGGACTCGAAGGACAAGGCCGGCCCGGCCTTGGTCTTCGCTCAACATGACTGGCACGCCTTCGTCGCCGGCACCAGAGGCGGCGCGTTCGTTTCGGCCTGA
- a CDS encoding S8 family peptidase, giving the protein MGLPRRSVLVGVATATVLAVGTPALAAEPVGVVQAAGGATAVPDSYIVVLKDSAVARDRVGDTAKRLSGRHGGTVARTYGAALRGFEVTVSANAAARIAADPAVAYVEQNHTVSISGTQANPPSWGLDRIDQRNLPLDSSYTYPNTASNVHAYIIDTGIRFSHNDFGGRATSGYDAVDGGSADDCNGHGTHVAGTVGGSAYGVAKGVQLVGVRVLNCSGSGTNAGVIGGVDWVTQNAIKPAVANMSLGGGANSSLDTAVRNSVASGVTYGLAAGNDSGANACNTSPARTTEAITVGSTTNTDARSSFSNIGTCLDIFAPGSSITSAWYSSNTATNTISGTSMATPHVVGAAALVASANPSWTPQQVRNQLVANATPNVVTNPGSGSPNLLLYVGTGTTPPPPTGCTGTNGTDVSIPDAGAAVTSPITISGCGRNASSASTVAVNIVHTYRGDLVIDLLAPDGSAYRLKNSSTSDSADNVNTTYTANVSGEAADGTWRLQVRDTYSADTGYINTWTLTV; this is encoded by the coding sequence ATGGGTCTTCCACGCAGGTCCGTACTGGTCGGGGTGGCCACGGCGACCGTGCTGGCCGTCGGCACCCCAGCCCTGGCCGCCGAACCCGTTGGCGTGGTTCAGGCCGCCGGCGGAGCCACCGCCGTGCCGGACAGCTACATCGTCGTTCTCAAGGACAGCGCGGTGGCCCGGGACCGGGTCGGCGACACCGCGAAGCGGCTCTCCGGCCGTCACGGCGGCACGGTGGCCCGCACCTACGGCGCGGCGCTGCGCGGCTTCGAGGTCACGGTGAGCGCCAACGCCGCGGCGCGGATCGCGGCCGACCCGGCGGTGGCGTACGTCGAGCAGAACCACACCGTGTCGATCTCCGGGACGCAGGCCAACCCGCCCTCCTGGGGCCTGGACCGGATCGACCAGCGCAACCTGCCGCTGGACAGCTCCTACACCTACCCGAACACGGCGAGCAACGTGCACGCCTACATCATCGACACCGGCATCCGGTTCTCCCACAACGACTTCGGTGGCCGGGCCACCTCCGGCTACGACGCGGTGGACGGCGGGTCGGCCGACGACTGCAACGGGCACGGTACACACGTGGCCGGCACCGTCGGCGGGTCCGCGTACGGGGTGGCCAAGGGCGTCCAGCTGGTCGGCGTACGGGTGCTGAACTGCTCCGGCAGTGGCACCAACGCCGGCGTGATCGGCGGCGTCGACTGGGTGACCCAGAACGCGATCAAGCCGGCTGTGGCGAACATGAGCCTCGGCGGCGGCGCGAACAGCTCCCTGGACACCGCGGTCCGCAACTCGGTCGCGTCCGGTGTGACGTACGGCCTCGCGGCCGGAAACGACAGTGGCGCGAACGCCTGCAACACCTCGCCGGCGCGCACCACGGAGGCCATCACGGTCGGCTCGACGACCAACACCGACGCCCGTTCGTCGTTCTCCAACATCGGCACCTGCCTGGACATCTTCGCCCCCGGGTCGTCGATCACGTCGGCCTGGTACAGCAGCAACACCGCGACCAACACGATCAGCGGCACCTCGATGGCCACGCCCCACGTGGTCGGAGCGGCTGCCCTGGTGGCCAGCGCCAACCCGAGCTGGACCCCGCAGCAGGTTCGCAACCAGCTGGTGGCCAACGCGACCCCCAACGTGGTGACCAACCCCGGCTCGGGCTCGCCGAACCTGTTGCTCTACGTGGGCACCGGCACCACCCCGCCGCCGCCCACCGGCTGCACCGGCACCAACGGCACGGACGTGTCGATCCCGGACGCCGGCGCGGCGGTGACCAGCCCGATCACCATCTCCGGCTGCGGTCGCAACGCCTCGTCGGCCTCCACGGTGGCGGTGAACATCGTGCACACCTACCGCGGTGACCTGGTCATCGACCTGCTCGCCCCGGACGGCAGCGCATACCGTCTGAAGAACAGCAGCACCTCGGACAGCGCCGACAACGTGAACACCACCTACACGGCCAACGTGTCCGGTGAGGCCGCCGACGGCACCTGGCGGCTCCAGGTGCGGGACACCTACTCGGCCGACACCGGCTACATCAACACCTGGACCCTGACCGTCTGA
- a CDS encoding WecB/TagA/CpsF family glycosyltransferase produces the protein MTTRTKRNVLGVLVDATDYATATDAVVTAAHERRPLALTALAVHGVMTGVLDPAHNARLNSFDLVTPDGQPVRWALNLLHHAGLTDRVYGPTLTLHVLSRFADEGLPVYLYGSTEETLARLIPALERMFPALKIAGVEPSKFRAVQPGEDAEIADRIRSSGARLVLVGLGCPRQEVFTYAMRPLLDMPLMAVGAAFDYHAGLLRQPPPWMQRAGLEWFWRLGLEPKRLWRRYVILNPAYLTRLAAQKTGLWKARPPAPATERPATFSV, from the coding sequence ATGACCACGCGGACCAAGCGCAACGTGCTCGGCGTCCTGGTCGACGCCACCGACTACGCCACGGCGACCGACGCGGTGGTGACCGCGGCGCACGAGCGGCGCCCGCTCGCGCTCACCGCGTTGGCCGTGCACGGTGTGATGACCGGGGTGCTGGACCCGGCGCACAACGCGCGGCTCAACTCCTTCGACCTGGTCACGCCGGACGGGCAGCCGGTGCGCTGGGCACTCAACCTGCTGCACCACGCCGGGCTCACCGACCGGGTCTACGGGCCCACGCTGACTCTGCACGTGCTGTCGCGCTTCGCCGACGAAGGGCTGCCGGTCTACCTGTACGGGTCGACCGAGGAGACCCTCGCCAGGTTGATCCCGGCGCTGGAGCGGATGTTCCCCGCGCTGAAGATCGCCGGGGTGGAGCCGTCCAAGTTCCGTGCCGTCCAGCCGGGCGAGGATGCCGAGATCGCGGACCGGATCCGGTCCAGTGGTGCCCGGCTGGTTCTGGTCGGGCTCGGCTGCCCGCGCCAGGAGGTCTTCACGTACGCCATGCGACCGCTGCTCGACATGCCGCTGATGGCGGTCGGCGCGGCCTTCGACTACCACGCCGGGCTGCTGCGCCAGCCCCCGCCGTGGATGCAGCGCGCCGGCCTGGAGTGGTTCTGGCGTCTCGGCCTGGAGCCGAAGAGGCTGTGGCGCCGCTACGTGATCCTCAACCCGGCCTACCTGACCCGGCTCGCCGCACAGAAGACCGGCCTGTGGAAGGCCCGCCCGCCGGCACCGGCCACCGAGCGGCCGGCAACCTTCTCGGTCTGA
- a CDS encoding NAD-dependent epimerase/dehydratase family protein has product MLRWILPPMDQEWRVSVALVTGSGGLIGSEAVRHFAGLGLDVVGIDNDMRRYFFGEDGSTSWSLERLGRDLGNAYTHFAVDIRDRDGLEQVFKKYGSDIAVVIHSAAQPSHDWAAKEPYTDFDVNAGGTLNILENTRRHAIDAPFIHCSTNKVYGDRPNSLPLIELETRYELPEDHRWYQGITEEMSIDHSLHSVFGASKVAADVMVQEYGRYFDMKTACFRGGTLTGPAHSAAELHGFLAYLMRCVMEGRTYNLFGYKGKMVRDAIHSRDVLTAFEAFFRAPRSGEVYNLGGGRHSNTSHIEAFRIAEEITGREAQINYVEQNRTGDHQWYVSSMARFEAQYPDWKITYDVPMILREIYEANVDKWVPEA; this is encoded by the coding sequence ATGCTCCGATGGATTCTGCCTCCGATGGACCAGGAGTGGCGTGTGAGTGTCGCGTTGGTGACAGGGTCGGGTGGCCTGATCGGCTCCGAGGCGGTCCGGCACTTCGCCGGCCTCGGTCTGGACGTCGTCGGCATCGACAACGACATGCGCCGGTACTTCTTCGGCGAGGACGGCTCCACCTCGTGGAGCCTTGAGCGGCTCGGCCGTGACCTGGGTAACGCGTACACCCATTTCGCGGTGGACATCCGGGACCGGGACGGCCTGGAGCAGGTGTTCAAGAAGTACGGCTCGGACATCGCCGTGGTGATCCACAGCGCTGCGCAGCCGAGCCACGACTGGGCAGCCAAGGAGCCGTACACGGACTTCGACGTGAACGCCGGCGGCACGCTCAACATCCTGGAAAACACCCGCCGGCACGCGATCGACGCCCCGTTCATCCACTGCTCGACCAACAAGGTCTATGGCGACCGGCCCAACAGCCTGCCGCTGATCGAGTTGGAGACACGGTACGAGCTGCCCGAGGACCACCGCTGGTACCAGGGCATCACCGAAGAGATGTCGATCGACCACTCACTGCACTCGGTCTTCGGGGCCTCCAAGGTCGCGGCGGACGTGATGGTTCAGGAGTACGGGCGCTACTTCGACATGAAGACCGCCTGCTTCCGGGGCGGCACGCTGACCGGGCCGGCGCACTCCGCCGCCGAGCTGCACGGGTTCCTGGCCTACCTGATGCGCTGCGTCATGGAAGGTCGGACATACAACCTGTTCGGCTACAAGGGCAAGATGGTGCGGGACGCGATCCACTCGCGCGACGTGCTGACCGCGTTCGAGGCGTTCTTCCGGGCCCCGCGATCCGGGGAGGTCTACAACCTCGGCGGCGGCCGGCACTCCAACACCTCCCACATCGAGGCGTTCCGGATCGCGGAAGAGATCACCGGCCGTGAGGCGCAGATCAACTACGTCGAGCAGAACCGCACCGGCGACCACCAGTGGTACGTCAGCAGCATGGCCCGGTTCGAGGCGCAGTACCCGGACTGGAAGATCACTTATGACGTCCCGATGATCCTGCGGGAAATCTACGAGGCCAACGTGGACAAGTGGGTGCCCGAAGCATGA
- a CDS encoding FhaA domain-containing protein, which yields MSSGPEEEPVSVLQRFEKRLEGLVEGAFAKVFKGVVHPVEILNAMQREAEAHKAILAGGRTLVPNRYVIDLSPFDHSRLAPYAAALAQELAQSQAEFIGEQAWTVYGDVIVEIERGEGLDTGMFRVTAEVYTGGEVAPVSAPGYDAGPPAYPAYDQGGGYGPPPGHGGGRNVRLVSGDGRTYPLQMGSTVIGRGDQANLRLPDVGISRRHARLDFDGGQVVLTDLGSTNGTMVNGQRVSAVALNPGDMVQLGTTTLTFRVDG from the coding sequence ATGTCCTCGGGACCCGAGGAGGAGCCGGTGAGCGTGCTGCAACGCTTCGAGAAGCGTCTGGAAGGCCTGGTCGAAGGGGCCTTCGCCAAGGTCTTCAAAGGGGTGGTCCACCCCGTGGAGATCCTCAACGCCATGCAGCGGGAGGCCGAGGCGCACAAGGCGATCCTGGCCGGTGGGCGCACGTTGGTGCCCAACCGCTACGTGATCGATCTCTCGCCGTTCGACCACAGTCGGCTGGCGCCGTACGCCGCTGCGCTGGCCCAGGAGTTGGCCCAGTCGCAGGCGGAGTTCATCGGCGAGCAGGCCTGGACGGTCTACGGCGACGTGATCGTCGAGATCGAGCGAGGCGAGGGCCTGGACACGGGCATGTTCCGCGTCACGGCCGAGGTCTACACCGGTGGCGAGGTCGCCCCGGTGTCGGCACCCGGCTACGACGCCGGTCCGCCCGCCTACCCCGCGTACGACCAGGGCGGTGGCTACGGCCCGCCGCCCGGGCACGGCGGCGGTCGCAACGTGCGGCTGGTCTCCGGCGACGGTCGCACCTACCCCCTTCAGATGGGGTCGACGGTGATCGGTCGCGGCGACCAGGCCAACCTGCGTCTGCCCGACGTCGGCATCTCCCGGCGACACGCCCGGTTGGATTTCGATGGCGGCCAGGTCGTGCTGACTGATCTGGGGTCGACCAACGGCACCATGGTCAACGGGCAGCGGGTCTCCGCCGTCGCACTCAATCCAGGTGACATGGTCCAGCTCGGGACGACGACGCTGACCTTCCGCGTGGACGGCTGA
- a CDS encoding FHA domain-containing protein FhaB/FipA encodes MPELVITVARFGFLILLWIFVFTVVGVIRRDLFAGARSGRLVAAPRAVGASTGQAAKPAKVKRGRAAHQLVVTAGQLAGTRITLGEAQITIGRAEDSTLVITDDYASARHARLMPRDGQWFVEDLGSTNGTYLDRAKVTGPTPVPLGVPIRIGRTSLELRP; translated from the coding sequence TTGCCGGAACTGGTCATCACCGTTGCCCGGTTCGGATTCCTGATCCTGCTGTGGATCTTCGTGTTCACGGTGGTCGGTGTCATTCGCCGAGACCTCTTCGCGGGCGCCCGGTCCGGTCGCCTGGTGGCCGCGCCACGCGCGGTGGGCGCCTCGACGGGGCAGGCGGCGAAGCCGGCGAAGGTGAAGCGGGGCAGGGCAGCGCACCAGCTGGTGGTGACAGCCGGTCAGCTGGCCGGCACGAGAATCACTCTCGGTGAAGCGCAGATCACCATCGGTCGAGCCGAGGACTCCACCCTGGTCATCACCGACGACTATGCCTCCGCGCGACACGCCCGGCTCATGCCGCGCGACGGGCAGTGGTTCGTCGAGGACCTCGGCTCGACTAACGGCACGTACCTAGATCGCGCTAAGGTCACCGGACCAACCCCCGTCCCCCTCGGCGTGCCGATCCGGATCGGCCGCACTTCCCTCGAATTACGGCCATGA
- a CDS encoding PP2C family protein-serine/threonine phosphatase: MTLTLRYAAHSDRGLIRDGNQDSVYAGPRLLAVADGMGGMAAGDVASNIVIGAMAPLDEDVPGDALVDALRSAVGTANQQLRDTVDANPQLEGMGTTLTATLFTGSKLGMVHIGDSRAYLLRNGDFAQITKDDTYVQMLVDEGRISAEEASSHPQRSLLTRALDGRDIDPEYSVRQVLPGDRYLICSDGLSGVVSAETIGETLREYADPQQCVERLVQLALRGGGPDNITVIIADATDQDIVEATPIVGGAAARDRGMATSADDSTPAARASALSAPRPAVPEEPAASDDESDRPKRRPMRTVAMALALLIIIGGGAFAGWTYTQRQYYVGATDEGQVAVFRGVQGQIAGMDLSAVHRRSGTRLDDLTVAAQDTVKVGIRAKSEPDAERQLAELTSDTPSNPNLKPLCPLDPNATVGGTPSPTPTAVGTTPTPNGSPSANVSTTPNGVVSASPTIGATTAVGTSSPTNTPDVTPSDSATPALDPAGCRSPE, encoded by the coding sequence ATGACTCTGACCCTGCGCTATGCGGCCCACAGCGACCGCGGTCTGATCCGAGACGGCAATCAAGACTCCGTCTACGCCGGGCCGCGGCTACTCGCCGTTGCCGACGGCATGGGCGGCATGGCCGCCGGTGACGTCGCCAGCAACATCGTCATCGGTGCCATGGCGCCGCTCGATGAGGACGTCCCAGGGGACGCCCTCGTCGACGCGTTGCGTTCGGCCGTGGGCACCGCCAACCAACAACTCCGCGACACGGTGGACGCCAACCCACAGCTGGAGGGGATGGGCACCACGCTGACGGCGACCCTCTTCACCGGCAGCAAGCTGGGAATGGTCCACATCGGCGACTCGCGGGCCTATCTACTGCGCAACGGCGACTTCGCGCAGATCACCAAGGACGACACGTACGTCCAGATGCTCGTCGACGAAGGCCGGATCAGCGCCGAGGAGGCGAGCAGCCACCCGCAGCGGTCGCTGCTCACCCGGGCACTGGACGGCCGGGACATCGACCCGGAGTACTCGGTGCGCCAGGTTCTGCCCGGCGACCGGTACCTGATCTGCAGCGACGGCCTCTCGGGTGTGGTCAGCGCCGAAACCATCGGCGAGACCCTGCGGGAGTACGCCGACCCGCAGCAGTGCGTCGAGCGGCTGGTGCAGCTCGCGCTGCGCGGCGGTGGGCCGGACAACATCACGGTGATCATCGCCGATGCCACTGATCAGGACATCGTCGAGGCGACCCCGATCGTGGGCGGCGCTGCCGCCCGGGACCGGGGAATGGCGACCTCGGCCGACGACTCGACCCCGGCCGCCCGTGCCTCGGCGCTCTCCGCGCCGCGCCCGGCCGTGCCGGAGGAGCCGGCGGCCTCCGACGACGAGTCGGACCGGCCGAAACGCCGCCCGATGCGTACCGTCGCCATGGCGCTGGCCCTGCTGATCATCATCGGCGGAGGGGCCTTCGCCGGCTGGACGTACACCCAGCGGCAGTACTACGTGGGAGCCACCGACGAGGGGCAGGTCGCCGTCTTCCGCGGCGTCCAAGGTCAGATCGCCGGGATGGACCTCTCCGCCGTGCACCGCCGCAGCGGCACCCGACTGGACGACCTCACGGTCGCCGCTCAGGACACCGTGAAGGTCGGCATCCGGGCCAAGAGTGAGCCGGACGCCGAGCGCCAGCTCGCCGAGCTGACCAGCGACACCCCGAGCAACCCCAACCTGAAGCCGCTCTGCCCGCTCGACCCGAACGCCACGGTGGGCGGCACGCCGTCGCCCACGCCGACCGCGGTCGGTACGACGCCGACCCCGAACGGCAGCCCGAGCGCCAACGTGTCGACGACCCCCAACGGGGTTGTCAGCGCGAGCCCGACCATCGGTGCCACCACCGCTGTCGGTACGAGCAGCCCGACCAACACACCCGACGTCACGCCCTCCGACTCGGCCACGCCGGCGCTCGACCCGGCCGGCTGCCGGTCTCCTGAGTGA